A stretch of the Ornithodoros turicata isolate Travis chromosome 4, ASM3712646v1, whole genome shotgun sequence genome encodes the following:
- the LOC135390485 gene encoding uncharacterized protein LOC135390485 — protein MSTSDILFYTGLSEEVFQKILLCLEQSFRPLSQLPLEDQLVLALMRLRLGTLYRDLAWRFSISPSSVCKIFNSVLKSLNEIMTYSVVWLPKSGIQSSMPDSFIQSGYENTRCILDCTEVFLQRPKKQMARAQTYSSYKAHNILKFLIVIAPNGFIMYVSKAYGGQASDKFIVKDCGILEYFARNDEIMAERGFTLDPYLAAEGVKLNVPAFTRDFLMLSGDVEKNPGPTPEQMLAQILANQDSDRKLLQSIQLSQKQTEASLRDPTKTVGEIESQVKNLESVKAAVQDSFSRITLLEQTVTSLSQKVEDLESRSRRNNLIIYGTEEKESESQDDLLSKEILSLETS, from the exons ATGTCGACTTCTGACATTCTGTTTTACACAGGACTGTCAGAGGAAGTGTTTCAGAAGATCCTTCTATGCCTCGAACAATCATTTCGGCCCCTCTCACAATTGCCATTGGAGGACCAGTTAGTGCTTGCATTGATGCGCCTCAGACTGGGGACTTTGTACCGAGATCTTGCTTGGCGGTTTTCTATATCTCCATCGTCTGTTTGCAAGATATTCAACAGTGTCCTGAAGTCACTGAATGAAATTATGACATACTCCGTGGTTTGGCTGCCGAAGTCAGGGATACAAAGCAGCATGCCAGACTCATTCATTCAGAGCGGTTACGAGAACACCAGGTGCATTCTAGACTGCACAGAAGTTTTCCTCCAGAGACCAAAGAAACAAATGGCCAGGGCACAAACGTACAGTTCCTATAAGGCACATAACATACTTAAGTTTTTGATTGTTATTGCGCCAAACGGCTTTATAATGTATGTGTCCAAAGCATATGGAGGTCAGGCCTCTGATAAGTTCATTGTGAAGGATTGTGGAATTCTAGAGTACTTCGCACGAAATGATGAAATCATGGCTGAGAGGGGCTTTACACTGGACCCTTACCTGGCAGCCGAAGGGGTGAAGCTAAATGTCCCAGCCTTCACAAGAG ATTTCCTTATGTTATCTGGGGACGTTGAGAAGAATCCGGGGCCTACTCCGGAACAGATGTTAGCTCAGATACTGGCCAACCAGGATTCCGATAGGAAACTCTTACAATCCATACAGCTTAGCCAGAAACAAACGGAGGCTTCTCTTAGGGATCCTACCAAAACAGTCGGAGAGATCGAATCCCAAGTAAAAAATCTGGAATCAGTGAAAGCTGCCGTCCAGGATTCCTTCTCGCGTATTACACTTTTGGAGCAGACCGTAACATCCTTATCACAGAAAGTAGAAGATCTCGAGAGTCGTTCCCGTCGGAATAACCTAATCATATATGGTACTGAGGAAAAGGAATCTGAGTCTCAAGACGACTTGCTATCTAAAGAGATTCTATCTCTGGAGACATCTTAA